A stretch of the Microaerobacter geothermalis genome encodes the following:
- the rlmN gene encoding 23S rRNA (adenine(2503)-C(2))-methyltransferase RlmN, whose protein sequence is MKPLIYDLTFEELQHWLVERGYPSFRSTQIFEWLYANRVRAFEEMTNIPRELRELLNVHFSLNALKENITQVSRDGTIKFLFDLRDSQSIETVIMRHEYGNSVCVTTQVGCRIGCTFCASTLGGLSRNLTAGEIVAQVLEAQRILDSEGQRVSHVVVMGIGEPFENFDELLKFISIINHSKGLNIGQRHITVSTSGIVPKIYEYANRKLQVTLAISLHAPNTEIRSKLMPINRRYPLDQLMEACRYYIETTGRRISFEYGLFGGVNDQPEHAEELAKLLDGILCHVNLIPVNDVPERNYVRTPREEIFQFKRILERYGINVTIRREHGSDIAAACGQLRAQRRSGDKR, encoded by the coding sequence ATGAAGCCGTTAATCTATGACCTCACCTTTGAGGAACTTCAACATTGGCTGGTGGAAAGGGGGTATCCGTCTTTTCGGTCAACTCAAATATTTGAGTGGTTATACGCAAATCGTGTACGAGCCTTTGAAGAAATGACCAATATTCCAAGGGAACTAAGGGAATTGTTAAATGTTCACTTTTCTTTAAATGCCTTAAAGGAAAATATCACACAGGTATCAAGGGATGGAACTATTAAATTTCTTTTTGATTTGCGTGACAGCCAATCCATTGAAACGGTGATTATGCGTCATGAATATGGAAACAGTGTTTGTGTCACCACACAGGTGGGATGCCGAATTGGATGTACCTTCTGTGCTTCTACCTTGGGGGGATTATCAAGAAATTTAACTGCTGGGGAAATTGTGGCTCAGGTCCTGGAAGCACAAAGGATTTTAGACAGCGAAGGCCAGAGGGTCAGCCATGTGGTGGTGATGGGGATTGGGGAACCCTTTGAAAATTTTGATGAGTTGCTAAAATTTATTTCTATCATTAATCACTCCAAGGGATTAAATATTGGACAGCGGCATATTACCGTTTCTACAAGCGGAATTGTACCTAAAATTTATGAATATGCCAATCGCAAACTGCAAGTGACCCTCGCCATTTCCCTTCATGCTCCCAACACGGAAATAAGGTCCAAATTAATGCCCATCAACAGACGCTATCCCCTGGACCAACTGATGGAAGCCTGTCGATACTATATTGAGACTACAGGAAGACGAATTTCATTTGAATATGGTTTGTTTGGAGGGGTAAACGATCAGCCTGAACATGCCGAAGAACTGGCAAAATTACTGGATGGAATTCTTTGTCATGTGAATCTCATTCCGGTGAATGATGTACCGGAAAGAAATTATGTTCGCACTCCTAGAGAAGAGATTTTTCAGTTCAAAAGAATATTAGAGAGATATGGGATTAATGTGACCATACGCCGTGAGCATGGAAGCGACATCGCAGCAGCATGTGGACAATTAAGGGCTCAACGCCGATCGGGAGATAAGAGGTGA
- a CDS encoding Stp1/IreP family PP2C-type Ser/Thr phosphatase, with the protein MTVVEIAMKSDIGCVRQVNEDYGTHFTILDKYTGVILADGMGGHLAGDVASKMAVEVICHEIQSLLEEEITVDEIRINTEHAIKKANDKILDYASRHQECAGMGTTVVVGILRKGWGLIAYIGDSRAYQFTLGHLKRLTDDHSLVNELVKSGQITAKEADDHPQRNVLLRALGTDKHVTIDFVPVSFQERDIFLICSDGLTKMVPDKEIEKILNQRISLQEMADQLVERAKEAGGDDNITVILLRESQPNG; encoded by the coding sequence GTGACGGTAGTGGAGATTGCGATGAAATCAGATATTGGGTGCGTTCGTCAGGTGAATGAGGATTATGGCACCCATTTTACCATCTTGGACAAATACACCGGAGTCATTTTAGCAGATGGCATGGGCGGGCATCTGGCAGGAGATGTTGCCAGCAAAATGGCCGTAGAGGTGATCTGTCATGAGATTCAATCTTTGTTAGAAGAAGAAATAACTGTCGATGAAATTCGGATAAATACGGAACATGCCATCAAAAAAGCCAACGACAAAATATTGGATTATGCAAGCAGGCATCAGGAATGTGCAGGAATGGGAACGACGGTAGTGGTTGGAATTCTCAGAAAAGGATGGGGATTAATTGCGTATATCGGGGATAGTAGAGCCTACCAGTTCACCTTGGGACATTTAAAAAGATTAACCGATGATCATTCATTGGTTAATGAATTGGTAAAGAGCGGACAAATTACGGCAAAAGAAGCAGATGACCATCCGCAGAGGAATGTTCTTCTTCGGGCCCTTGGAACGGATAAACATGTGACCATTGACTTTGTTCCTGTCTCCTTTCAGGAAAGAGATATTTTTCTGATATGCAGTGACGGGTTAACGAAAATGGTCCCGGATAAGGAGATAGAGAAAATTTTAAATCAGAGAATTTCATTACAGGAAATGGCGGATCAATTAGTGGAAAGAGCCAAAGAAGCAGGCGGAGATGATAATATTACCGTAATTTTGCTAAGGGAAAGTCAACCCAATGGATAA
- the rsmB gene encoding 16S rRNA (cytosine(967)-C(5))-methyltransferase RsmB yields the protein MASARQAALEVLNRVFEHDSYSNIELNHVLKRASLSPPDKRLTTELVYGTIQRLNTLDWHIQKFVNRPLKKLDSWVLQLLRMSFYQIIFLERIPNHAVVHEAVELAKEKGNKGIASFFNGVLRTVTRHKEKLILDGIEDEVKWISLKVSHPEWLVRKWIKRFGREETIKMCEINNNPPPIILRVNTLKTTREELIDLLNGEGIRAVPSQLSRDGVRILSHLSPGELDIFRKGWATIQDESSMLVADAVNPRPGDQVLDACSAPGGKATHLAQRMGDKGEILAVDIHPHKESLIRENGDRLGIHIIHTMVADSTRLGELMPHDHYDRVLLDAPCSGLGVLRRKPEIKWKKTAKDTEELIHIQRNLLKAIAPLVKKGETLVYSTCTIDKNENEEQIAWFLEEHPDYERDETLIHDLPKPVSPYVKGGCVQILPHYFGSDGFFISRVVKR from the coding sequence ATGGCATCAGCTAGGCAGGCAGCCTTGGAAGTATTAAACCGTGTTTTTGAACACGACTCATACAGCAATATAGAGCTAAATCATGTATTAAAAAGAGCATCCCTTTCCCCGCCGGATAAAAGGCTGACCACGGAGTTGGTTTATGGAACCATTCAGCGGTTAAATACTTTAGACTGGCATATCCAAAAATTTGTCAACCGGCCCCTGAAAAAATTAGATTCTTGGGTTTTGCAATTGCTTAGAATGAGCTTTTACCAAATTATTTTTTTGGAAAGGATCCCTAACCATGCGGTTGTTCATGAAGCTGTGGAGCTGGCCAAGGAAAAGGGGAATAAAGGGATTGCCAGTTTTTTTAACGGTGTTTTGCGGACCGTTACCAGACACAAGGAAAAACTGATCCTCGACGGCATAGAGGATGAAGTGAAATGGATTTCCTTAAAGGTTTCTCATCCGGAATGGCTGGTACGGAAATGGATCAAACGATTCGGCCGAGAAGAAACCATAAAAATGTGTGAAATCAACAACAATCCTCCTCCCATTATCCTTAGGGTAAACACCCTAAAAACCACAAGGGAGGAACTCATCGATCTGTTAAATGGTGAAGGGATTAGGGCGGTGCCTTCACAGCTTTCCAGAGATGGCGTTAGGATTCTCAGTCACTTGTCACCCGGTGAACTGGACATTTTTCGCAAGGGGTGGGCAACAATCCAAGATGAAAGCTCCATGCTGGTGGCAGATGCGGTAAACCCTCGACCTGGTGATCAGGTCCTGGATGCCTGTTCCGCTCCTGGGGGCAAAGCCACCCATTTGGCCCAAAGAATGGGGGATAAAGGTGAGATTCTGGCTGTAGATATTCATCCTCATAAAGAATCTTTAATTCGAGAAAATGGAGACCGGCTGGGAATCCACATCATTCATACAATGGTTGCCGACAGTACCCGATTGGGAGAATTAATGCCCCATGATCACTATGACAGGGTTCTATTGGATGCCCCTTGCTCTGGCCTTGGTGTTTTACGAAGAAAGCCGGAAATTAAATGGAAAAAAACCGCTAAAGATACGGAAGAGTTAATCCATATTCAGAGAAATCTGTTAAAAGCCATTGCTCCCCTGGTTAAAAAGGGAGAAACCTTAGTTTACAGCACATGCACAATTGACAAGAATGAGAACGAAGAGCAAATCGCCTGGTTTTTAGAAGAACATCCCGATTATGAAAGGGATGAAACCCTTATTCATGATTTGCCTAAACCCGTTTCACCCTATGTAAAAGGCGGTTGTGTACAAATACTGCCCCATTATTTTGGAAGTGACGGATTCTTTATCTCAAGAGTTGTAAAACGATAA
- the pknB gene encoding Stk1 family PASTA domain-containing Ser/Thr kinase has protein sequence MIGKKLGGRYEILSKVGGGGMAIVYKAKDLFLDRIVAVKILRAQFVNDEDFIRRFRREAQAAASLSHPNVVNIYDVGEDEEIHYIVMEYIEGFTLKQLIQEKAPLPVEEAIYIASQICEALDHAHQNHIIHRDIKPHNILIGRRGRVKVTDFGIARAVTSATITHTGSVLGSVHYFSPEQAKGGMTGEKSDIYSLGIVLYEMLTGNLPFSGESPISVALKHLQDNYLSPRAIIPSIPQSVENVVLKALAKDPDLRYRSAKEMWEDLHTVLSPERKNEPKITFSHNEMEDNQPTRIVPALSEDMIHSLSGQNSDNVEENDEEDYDDEPDGKRIWVKVIISIITVILLIGGGLLAFNYLSGILFVPDVPVPRVVSIPKDQAIKKIEEKGLLAKVEERSSNEVEEDFVIRQEPAPGSPVKANTYVTIYVSKGKEKIPMPSLIGFPQQTAVELLASFTNVVVEQEFSDSPSGKVIKQEPKAGEPVVPSEVKVTITVSQGKESFEMPSLIGKDEQEAAATLLKYDLKLGNPNYGPSYMDKGKVYRQFPFEPGDPVSRGATIDIWVSTGLPDDAIEAIEQVMVFPDSPEGTDVLIYVSDARGSNQLVYQRTIREPTPVDVKVIVTAELNGLIQVYKDGSLVERRPVQYDKVVGGD, from the coding sequence ATGATCGGGAAAAAATTGGGCGGAAGATATGAAATTCTCTCCAAAGTTGGAGGGGGAGGAATGGCCATTGTATATAAGGCCAAGGACCTTTTTCTCGATAGAATTGTTGCTGTCAAAATATTACGGGCCCAATTTGTAAACGATGAGGATTTTATTCGTCGTTTTCGTAGGGAGGCTCAGGCAGCGGCCAGTTTGTCCCATCCGAATGTGGTCAACATTTATGATGTAGGTGAAGATGAAGAGATTCATTATATTGTCATGGAATACATAGAAGGTTTTACATTGAAACAATTGATACAAGAAAAAGCTCCATTGCCGGTGGAAGAAGCCATTTACATTGCTTCGCAAATATGTGAGGCTCTGGATCATGCTCATCAAAACCATATTATCCATCGAGACATTAAACCTCATAATATTTTGATTGGCAGGCGGGGGCGAGTGAAAGTAACCGATTTTGGCATTGCCAGGGCGGTTACCTCTGCTACCATTACCCACACCGGTTCAGTTCTCGGCTCCGTACATTATTTTTCACCGGAACAGGCCAAGGGAGGGATGACGGGGGAGAAGTCAGATATCTATTCTCTTGGTATTGTCCTGTATGAAATGCTGACGGGGAATTTGCCTTTTTCTGGGGAATCTCCTATCAGTGTTGCCTTGAAGCATCTTCAGGATAATTATTTATCACCAAGGGCTATCATCCCCTCTATTCCGCAAAGCGTGGAAAATGTGGTGTTAAAGGCGTTGGCCAAAGATCCCGATTTGCGTTACCGTTCGGCCAAGGAGATGTGGGAAGATCTGCATACGGTTTTGTCTCCTGAAAGGAAAAATGAGCCAAAAATCACATTTTCCCATAATGAAATGGAAGACAATCAGCCTACCCGAATTGTCCCCGCATTATCTGAAGATATGATTCACTCATTATCCGGTCAGAATTCGGATAATGTGGAAGAAAATGACGAAGAGGATTACGATGATGAGCCAGATGGAAAAAGAATCTGGGTAAAAGTGATTATTTCAATTATTACTGTCATACTACTAATCGGTGGAGGATTGCTTGCTTTTAACTACTTGTCAGGGATTTTATTTGTCCCTGATGTTCCCGTTCCCAGGGTTGTCAGTATCCCTAAAGATCAGGCCATAAAAAAGATTGAAGAAAAGGGTCTTTTGGCAAAGGTTGAGGAAAGATCCAGCAATGAGGTGGAAGAGGATTTTGTGATTAGACAGGAACCTGCCCCAGGTTCGCCGGTTAAAGCTAACACCTATGTTACTATTTATGTGAGCAAGGGTAAAGAAAAAATACCCATGCCTAGTTTGATTGGTTTCCCCCAACAGACCGCTGTGGAGTTGTTGGCTTCATTTACCAATGTGGTGGTAGAACAAGAGTTTAGCGATTCCCCTTCAGGAAAAGTGATTAAGCAAGAGCCAAAGGCAGGGGAGCCGGTTGTCCCCAGTGAAGTAAAGGTAACGATAACCGTCAGCCAAGGGAAGGAAAGCTTTGAAATGCCCAGTTTAATCGGGAAAGATGAGCAAGAAGCCGCGGCGACTCTTCTTAAATATGATTTGAAGTTAGGAAACCCCAATTATGGTCCCAGTTATATGGATAAAGGAAAGGTGTACCGGCAATTTCCATTTGAACCTGGAGACCCTGTTTCCCGCGGGGCTACTATTGATATATGGGTGAGTACCGGACTTCCCGATGATGCCATTGAAGCCATTGAACAGGTGATGGTGTTTCCGGACAGTCCAGAAGGTACTGATGTCCTCATTTACGTATCCGATGCTAGGGGCAGCAATCAATTGGTATACCAAAGAACGATCAGGGAACCGACTCCTGTGGATGTGAAAGTGATTGTGACTGCTGAGCTGAACGGTTTGATTCAGGTGTATAAGGATGGAAGCTTAGTTGAAAGAAGACCTGTCCAATATGATAAGGTAGTTGGAGGAGATTAA